The genomic stretch GGCGAGCTGGGGATAGAGCAGGGAGAGGTCCCCGGCGAGGGCCGACTTGACGTTGCGGCTGACGTCGTCGGCGAGCACCTCGTACGCGTCGTTCTCGACCCCGTCCAGGGCGGCCGCGGCCACGTCGACGGCGTTCGCCTTGGGCGCGTCGATCTTCGAGGTCATGTCGGTGTCGACGTACGCGACGTGCAGGCCGGTCACCCGGATGCCGCGGGCGAGCAGCTTGAGCCGCAGCGAGTTGGTCTGCGACCACAGGGCGGCCTTGGAGGCGCTGTACGGGCCGCCGTCGGCCAGCCAGGAGAGCGCGGAGTGGACGTTGAGGATGTGGCCGCCGCCGTTGCGCTCGATCACGGGTACGAACGCCCGGGTCACCAGCAGGGGGCCGTAGAAGTTGGTTTCGAGGTCGCGGCGCACGTCCTCGATCGGCGACTCCAGGTATGACGCGCCGGCCGCAGCGCCCGCGTTGTTGATGAGGATCGTCACGTCGGACGCCTGCGCGGCGACGGCGGCGATCGAGGCCTCGTCGGTGACCTCGAGTCGCAGCGGCACGGCGCCGGGGTGTGTGATCGTGCGCGGGTCACGGGCGGTGGCGTACACCTTGGCCGCTCCTCGCTGGAAGAGGTCGTCGACGAGCGCCTTGCCGATGCCGCGGCTGCCGCCGGTGACGAGGACGACCGAGTTCTTGATCGCAGTCATGGAGATGTCCTTCTCGTACGGGAAAACTGATCGGTTTCCACGTACGGTAAACCGATCGGTTTCCGTTCGCCAGGCCATTGTGACGCGTGAAACCGATCAGTTTCCAGACCGGGTAGTCTGGTGGACGTGACCGACACTCGTGACCGCCTTCTCGACGCGGCGGCCGACCTGTTCTATCGCGAGGGGGTCAGCGTGGGCGTCGAGGCGCTGACCCGGGCCGCCGGGGTCTCCAAGCGGTCGATGTATCAGCTGTTCGGCAGCAAGGACGAGGTGGTGGCGGCCGCCTTGGACCGCATCGGGCCGGGCTTCAACGCGAGCCTGCTGCCCGCCGACGACCTCCCGGGCGGACCCCGCGAGCGCGTCCTGCACGTCTTCCGGGTGCTCGACGAGGTGGCGGTGGAGCCCGGTTTCCACGGCTGCCCGTTCGTCGCCGCGTCGATCGAGATCAAGGCGCCCGACCATCCGGCGCGAGCGGTCGCGTTGCGCTACAAGGACAGGCTCACCGCGTTCTTCCGGCACGAGGCCACCGTGGGCGGGGTGGCCGACCCCGAGCGCCTGGCCCGGCAGCTCACCATGACCTTCGACGGCGCCAGCGCGTGGGCGGTCATGCACGGCGGCGGGCTCGACGGGGAAGGCGTACGGATGGCCGAAGCGCTGCTCGACGCCGCGGGCCTCACCGGGAACCGAGAAAGGCCCGGCTCCCACGAGGGAACCGGGCCTTCACGAGCCGAGGATCAGCAGTTGCTGTAACCCGGGGAGACCGTCTTCCAGGTGCAGGAGTCGATCGTCGTGTTGGCGGCGTTGCGCAGGTACGCGGTTTCGCCGCCGTTGTTCCAGACGTAGCCCTTTACGCCGGCGCGGCCCCAGTAGCGGTGGGTCGTCGTGTTGGTGCCCTTGCCGCTCAGCACGAAGATCGACTTACCGGCGCCCAGGCTGACGCTCGGGAACTTGTAGACGATGTTCTGCTGGTCCCGGACGGTCCAGCCGTTCAGGTTGATCGCGGCCTTGGTCTTGTTGGTCAGCTTGACCCACTCGGTGTTCAGGCTGCCGTTGCTGCCCGTGTCGGTGCCGGGCGCGTCGTACTGGATCCGGGTGAACTGGATCGCGCCCACGGCCGGGGTCGTCGGCGGCTTCGTGGTGGCCGGCGGCTTGGTGGTCGGCGCGGTGGTCGGCGGCTTCGTGGTGGGAGGCGTCGTGACCGGCGGAGTGGTCGGCGGCTTGGTGGTGGCCGGCGGAGTGGTCGGCGTCGTCGTGCCGTCGACCCACGTCGTGTGCGCGTTCGAGTAGTCGGCGCGCACGCCCTGCGTGTTGTCGGGGCCCACGTACGCCCGGTACGTGTGCTCACCGCGAGCCAGGCCCGTGAAGGTGCGGCTGAACGCCGCATCCTCGTCGGTGGTCGTGGTGGCGACCGACGTCCAGGCGCCGGAAGCGCTCTGCTTCTCGATCCGTACGGGCAGGCCCGGCTGCCCCGGGTGCACGCTGCCCTGGGCGACCAGAGTGCCGACAGCGTTCGAGGTGACCCAGAATGTGACTTCGACCCTGCTGTAGACCGTGATGCGGTTGGACGCCACGCTGCCCTGGCGCACCTCGAAGTAGAAGCCCGAGTCGAGCCACCGGCGGATCGTGAAGCGACCCTCGCTGTCGGCCGTGGCGGTGACGGGACCGCCACCCGCGTCGTAGTTGACGGCCGGCTGCATGTCGTTCCAGCCGATCGCCGTCTCGTAGAGCTGCACGGTCGTATTCGGGTCGGCGGTGCCGGTCATGGTGAACTGGTTGTACCCCTTCACCTCTTCCGGGCCGGAGAGCGTGGGGGTGGCGGCGGCCGATGCCGGGGCAGCAATGGCGAAGGTCGCCGCGACTCCGATCAGGGCAGCCTTGGTCACGAGCCTGGAGATCATTCGCAGCAGCGTAGTGCAGACAGGTGCCTCTTGTATGGCCCGGTAGGACAATTACCGGCACCCATCAGGTCACTGGCGAAGATGACTTTCCGCGCTGTTCGGGCGTTTTATCGGTTCGTCGTTATTCCGGTCCGGCTCGTCGAGCCGGAGCCGATAGCGGTAAGTGATTCCCTCGTCACGCACAATGAAATGGTCGGCGTCCGGACGGTGCCATGTGAGGATCAACTGGCCATATCGCTCAGCCAGCTTCACCAGGGCTTTGAAGCTGTCGACGTTCACGATCGGGGTCCCTGGCACGGTGGTGACAGGTGCCACACGCACCAATAGGTGACGATGGCGACGCTCGATCTCGGCGCGGACGTGAGCGGGATCATTTCGACGAGACAGAAAATAGACCCCCGCGCTCCCGGCCATAGCGGTCAGAAACGCAACAATCGCGTACAGCCGAGCGGTCGACACCGCCATGACCGGGTGGCCGAGGACCGCTATTCGGCGAGCTTGCAGGGTGGTTGTCGGAGTGGTGTCGGACGATGTGCTGAGCGGACTCTTGGAGGCCACGGTCAGCTGCACGTCGGTCATCTCGAACCGGGCGGTCGCGGTGAAGGGGGAGGCCACGTCGGCGAGCACCCGGCTGGTGAGCTCGATCGTGATCGGGCTGCCGGTTCCGGCGCCGATCGCCCGGGACGCGGCGTCGGCGCGCTCGCTCAACGCGTCGAGGTCGAGTTCCACAGTCTTCTGATACGGCGTGGCGGTGAATCTCTCGGCCGGTACGAGCGTCATCGACGTGCGCCAGCCGGTGCCGTTGCTCAGCGCGGCGACAAGGTCGAAGATGCCCGGTGGGCCGTCGTACCGGACGCGCAGGTCGATGCGGTCGACCAGCTTGCGGAAGATCGGATCCGGCGAGGTCACCGTGGTGCTGTCGTATGCGGGCGTGGGTTCGACCTCGGCCGAGTACGAGAAGGCGGTCGTCTGCGCGGGGCCGGCCGGCACGGTGACCCGCTCGACGACCGGGCCCGTCCAGCCGATCAGGCCCAGCCCCAGCGCCAGACCGGTCACCACGGCGCAGGCGACGGCCAGGGCGCGCGTGGAGGCCGACATGCGCTCGAGGACCTGGACGACCTCCGCCGCCCGAGCCCACGAGGCGGGTTGGGCAGGCATGGCCTTCGCTTTCTTCTTCCGCCGGCCCCGGGGCAACTGCCTGCGAGTCTTCGCCGCCGCCGTCCCGCCGCCGACGATCAGAAACATGATCATCCCCAACCCGGCCGGGCTGAGCAGAGGTTTCAGCCAAATGCCGCCGTGCGGGATGTGGAAGAGCTCCTTGCCGACGAGTTCGCTCTGGGTGGGACGGGGGAAGTCGACGGACTGGTTGTTGTCGCCCTTGAACACGAAGCCGGTGGTCGGATCACCGCCGATGATGCGGTGCAGAACCCGCTCACCCGACCTCTCGTCCCGGTAGGCCACGATGTCGCCGACCTGGTACGAACTGCGCCGCACGATGACGACGAGGTCGCCCTTGTAGTAGACGGGGTTCATGCTCACGCCGTACGTCACGACGTAGGAGAGCCGTTCGGTGGCGACCGCCCAGATGCCGATGGCCGCCACCCCGAGGGCGGCGGCCAGCATCAGACGTCGAACCGAACGCTGAATGGCAACTCCAGACGAGCAGGCCTGCTGCCTACGTCATCATTCAACCGCGCTACAAGGCCCCTGCTCAGGCAGTCGGGCCGAAGACCGCGATTTCGACCTTGGTGACGGACTCGAAGTACTTGCTGGCGGCGATCTCGCAGGTGAACTTGCCGGTCGTGGTGGTCGACTCGGTGCAGTCCTCCCACGCCGCGGTGGCGTCGCCGCCGGTGCCGGTCAGCTTGGCCTTGACCGTGGAGCCGGTCGGGAGGTCGGCGGTTCCGTCCGTGGCCTTGACGTTCAGCATGACCCCGGTGAAGCGGTTGGGATCGGTGGTCGACTGGATGAGGCTCGCCGCCATCACCTTGGCCAGTTCGTTGACCTGAACCTCGACGGCGCCGCCGCCGACGATGCCGCCGCTGAGCGGCGTGTCCGTCGCGACACCCGACGCCGTGAAGGCCGACGCCCCGGCCGCGAGAGCTCCGGCCACGACAACGCCGCCGATAATGCGAGTCAGGTTGCTCATATCCTCATCCCTAGGTCCATGTCCTTTGCACCAGTTGAATCGGTCTGACAGCGCTGCATTCAAGTGCAAGTGAGTTGCATCGCTCGCACAGGCGTCTGGGACAGTGGGACAGATGCCTGAACGGGAACTCCACGCCGACTGCGCCCGCTGTGCCGCCCTGTGCTGCGTCGCCCCGGCCTTCGCCAAATCGTCCGACTTCGCCATCGACAAACCGGCCGGAACGCCCTGCCGCAACCTGGGCGGTGACTTCCGCTGCACGATCCACGAACGGCTCGACGCGAGCGGTTTCCACGGCTGCGTGGTGTTCGACTGCTTCGGGGCCGGGCAGCGTCTGACCCAGGAGACGTTCAGCGGCGCCGACTGGCGGCAACGGCCCGAGATGCTCGCGGCCCTGCCGGTCATGCGGCAACTGCACGAGCTGATGTGGTACCTGACCGAGGCGACGAAGCTGGACGAGGCTCACCCCGTACGGGGGAAACTGCGCGACGCTCTCGCCCGGACCGACCACCTGGCGGCCGGCTCGCCTGAGGAACTGGCGGCCCTCGACCTCGACGCGCACCGGCGGCGGGTCAACCCCCTGCTGCAGCGGGCCAGCGAGCTCGCCCGGGCCGGGATCAAAGGACGCAAGGACCATCGCGGCGCCAACCTGATCGGCCGCCGGATGCGCGGCGCCGGCCTGCGCGGGGCGAGTTTCCGGGGCGCGCTGCTGATCGGGGCCGACCTGCGTGACGCCGATCTGCGCCGGGCCGACTTCACCGGGGCCGACCTGCGCGGGGCCGATCTGCGGGGCGCCGACCTCACCGGAGCGCTGTTCCTCACCGACTCGCAGCGCCGGGCCGCGATCCTGCCGGCGGACAGAACGATCTCGTGAGGCGGAAGGAAACAGGTCGGCCCTAGGATGACCTGATGCAGGATGTGTCGGGTGTGGTGTGGCTGCTGACTGTGCTCGGCATCATCGGGCTACTGCTGTACGACTTCTTCTTCCATGTGCGCAAGGCCCACATCCCGTCGCTGCGTGAGGCGACCCGCTGGACGGTGGTCTACGTCTCGATCGCCGTGCTGTTCGGCGTCGGAGTGTGGATCTTCGGCGGCAGCGACATGGGCGCCGAGTACTTCGCGGGCTACGTCACCGAGAAGGCCCTCTCGGTCGACAACCTGTTCGTCTTCCTGCTGCTGTTCTCGAGCTTCAAGGTGCCCCGGGCCGACCAGCAGAAGGTGCTGCTCGTCGGCATCGTCGTGTCGCTGCTGGCGCGCACCGGGTTCATCTTCCTCGGCTCCGCCCTGATCAACTCGTTCGCCTGGGTGTTCTACCTGTTCGGGCTGATCCTTCTGATCACCGCGGGCAACCTGCTGCGCGGGCACCGCGACGACGACGCGCCGCCGGACAACTTCGTGATCAAGCTGGCGCGGCGGGTGCTGCGCACCTCGGACTCCTACGACGGCGACAAGCTCTTCACCGTGGTCGACGGCCGGCGCGTGCTCACCCCGATGCTGCTGGTCATGGTGGCGATCGGCGGCACCGACATCCTGTTCGCGCTCGACTCGATCCCCGCCATCTTCGGCCTCACCCAGAACGTCTATCTGGTCTTCACGGCGACCGCGTTCTCGCTGCTCGGCCTGCGCCAGCTGTACTTCCTGATCGACGGGCTGCTCGACCGGCTGGTCTACCTCTCGTACGGGCTGGCCGCGATCCTGGCCCTGATCGGCGTCAAGCTCATCCTGCACGCCATGCACGAGAACAACGTGCCGTTCATCAACGGCGGCGAGCACATCGACGTGGTCGAGATCTCCACGGCGATGTCCCTGTCGCTGATCATCGGCATCCTGCTCGTGACCGTGGTGGCGTCGCTGCTCAGCCCCAAGGGCCGGGCCCAGACGTACGTGGCTGCGGCGCGCCGGCACGCCACTGAGTTCCTCGACATCGAGACCGACCC from Paractinoplanes brasiliensis encodes the following:
- a CDS encoding pentapeptide repeat-containing protein — protein: MPERELHADCARCAALCCVAPAFAKSSDFAIDKPAGTPCRNLGGDFRCTIHERLDASGFHGCVVFDCFGAGQRLTQETFSGADWRQRPEMLAALPVMRQLHELMWYLTEATKLDEAHPVRGKLRDALARTDHLAAGSPEELAALDLDAHRRRVNPLLQRASELARAGIKGRKDHRGANLIGRRMRGAGLRGASFRGALLIGADLRDADLRRADFTGADLRGADLRGADLTGALFLTDSQRRAAILPADRTIS
- a CDS encoding signal peptidase I codes for the protein MLAAALGVAAIGIWAVATERLSYVVTYGVSMNPVYYKGDLVVIVRRSSYQVGDIVAYRDERSGERVLHRIIGGDPTTGFVFKGDNNQSVDFPRPTQSELVGKELFHIPHGGIWLKPLLSPAGLGMIMFLIVGGGTAAAKTRRQLPRGRRKKKAKAMPAQPASWARAAEVVQVLERMSASTRALAVACAVVTGLALGLGLIGWTGPVVERVTVPAGPAQTTAFSYSAEVEPTPAYDSTTVTSPDPIFRKLVDRIDLRVRYDGPPGIFDLVAALSNGTGWRTSMTLVPAERFTATPYQKTVELDLDALSERADAASRAIGAGTGSPITIELTSRVLADVASPFTATARFEMTDVQLTVASKSPLSTSSDTTPTTTLQARRIAVLGHPVMAVSTARLYAIVAFLTAMAGSAGVYFLSRRNDPAHVRAEIERRHRHLLVRVAPVTTVPGTPIVNVDSFKALVKLAERYGQLILTWHRPDADHFIVRDEGITYRYRLRLDEPDRNNDEPIKRPNSAESHLRQ
- a CDS encoding SDR family oxidoreductase, giving the protein MTAIKNSVVLVTGGSRGIGKALVDDLFQRGAAKVYATARDPRTITHPGAVPLRLEVTDEASIAAVAAQASDVTILINNAGAAAGASYLESPIEDVRRDLETNFYGPLLVTRAFVPVIERNGGGHILNVHSALSWLADGGPYSASKAALWSQTNSLRLKLLARGIRVTGLHVAYVDTDMTSKIDAPKANAVDVAAAALDGVENDAYEVLADDVSRNVKSALAGDLSLLYPQLATNR
- a CDS encoding TetR/AcrR family transcriptional regulator, whose product is MTDTRDRLLDAAADLFYREGVSVGVEALTRAAGVSKRSMYQLFGSKDEVVAAALDRIGPGFNASLLPADDLPGGPRERVLHVFRVLDEVAVEPGFHGCPFVAASIEIKAPDHPARAVALRYKDRLTAFFRHEATVGGVADPERLARQLTMTFDGASAWAVMHGGGLDGEGVRMAEALLDAAGLTGNRERPGSHEGTGPSRAEDQQLL
- a CDS encoding lamin tail domain-containing protein, yielding MISRLVTKAALIGVAATFAIAAPASAAATPTLSGPEEVKGYNQFTMTGTADPNTTVQLYETAIGWNDMQPAVNYDAGGGPVTATADSEGRFTIRRWLDSGFYFEVRQGSVASNRITVYSRVEVTFWVTSNAVGTLVAQGSVHPGQPGLPVRIEKQSASGAWTSVATTTTDEDAAFSRTFTGLARGEHTYRAYVGPDNTQGVRADYSNAHTTWVDGTTTPTTPPATTKPPTTPPVTTPPTTKPPTTAPTTKPPATTKPPTTPAVGAIQFTRIQYDAPGTDTGSNGSLNTEWVKLTNKTKAAINLNGWTVRDQQNIVYKFPSVSLGAGKSIFVLSGKGTNTTTHRYWGRAGVKGYVWNNGGETAYLRNAANTTIDSCTWKTVSPGYSNC
- a CDS encoding TerC family protein gives rise to the protein MQDVSGVVWLLTVLGIIGLLLYDFFFHVRKAHIPSLREATRWTVVYVSIAVLFGVGVWIFGGSDMGAEYFAGYVTEKALSVDNLFVFLLLFSSFKVPRADQQKVLLVGIVVSLLARTGFIFLGSALINSFAWVFYLFGLILLITAGNLLRGHRDDDAPPDNFVIKLARRVLRTSDSYDGDKLFTVVDGRRVLTPMLLVMVAIGGTDILFALDSIPAIFGLTQNVYLVFTATAFSLLGLRQLYFLIDGLLDRLVYLSYGLAAILALIGVKLILHAMHENNVPFINGGEHIDVVEISTAMSLSLIIGILLVTVVASLLSPKGRAQTYVAAARRHATEFLDIETDPAYCDEIFHRLLVEEAHLKSLPEKYRARIRAEDELMALLGRAHRLHDERVANGTCFVPAGAPLAAKSPLKSAESRPGS